The proteins below come from a single Panicum hallii strain FIL2 chromosome 7, PHallii_v3.1, whole genome shotgun sequence genomic window:
- the LOC112900015 gene encoding uroporphyrinogen-III synthase, chloroplastic has protein sequence MAFSSPAPFSPPSGTFRPHPAGRLRAAAPGRVVACSPPPPDVVVTRERGKNAKLIAALEKHNIHSLELPLIKHVEGPDTDRLSDILRDDKFDWIIITSPEAAAVFLQGWKAAGSPKVRVAVVGAGTARVFDEVSQSDDRSLEVAFSPSKAMGKVLASELPKSSENTCKVLYPASAKAGHEIQDGLSERGFDVMRLNTYTTVPVEDVEPLTLNLAISAPVVAVASPSALRAWLKLISKVDNWNNSIACIGETTGSAAKKLGLKSIYYPTTPGLEGWVESILEALRVHGQLKEAPKC, from the exons ATGGCCTTCTCTTCACCGGCGCCCTTCTCCCCGCCTTCTGGAACCTTCCGACCCCATCCCGCCGGGAGGCTCCGGGCCGCCGCGCCCGGGAGGGTCGTGGCGTgctcgccgcccccgcccgacGTCGTGGTGACGCGCGAGAGGGGGAAGAACGCCAAGCTCATCGCTGCGCTG GAAAAACACAATATACACTCTCTGGAACTTCCTCTTATTAAGCATGTTGAAGGCCCTGATACAGATAGGCTTTCAGATATCTTACGTG ATGACAAGTTTGACTGGATTATTATAACCTCTCCTGAGGCAGCTGCGGTGTTCCTTCAGGGATGGAA GGCTGCTGGAAGTCCTAAGGTTCGAGTAGCAGTTGTTGGAGCAGGAACTGCTAGGGTTTTTGATGAAGTATCACAGTCTGATGATCGATCTCTTGAGGTTGCATTTTCACCTTCCAAAG CTATGGGTAAAGTCTTGGCTTCAGAACTTCCAAAGAGCAGCGAGAATACATGTAAAGTGCTCTATCCTGCATCTGCAAAGGCTGGGCATGAAATTC AAGATGGGTTATCAGAACGAGGATTTGACGTGATGCGATTGAATACATATACAACT GTCCCTGTAGAAGATGTCGAACCACTAACATTAAATCTTGCTATATCAGCTCCAGTTGTTGCAGTAGCTTCTCCTTCTGCACTGAG GGCTTGGTTAAAGCTGATTTCGAAAGTCGATAATTGGAATAACTCCATTGCTTGCATCGGTGAGACCACTGGCTCTGCAGCGAAGAAATTGGGCCTGAAGAGTATATATTATCCAACAACCCCCGGACTTGAAGG GTGGGTTGAAAGCATTCTTGAAGCACTCAGAGTCCACGGGCAGTTAAAAGAG GCCCCAAAATGTTGA
- the LOC112901220 gene encoding endoglucanase 12-like, which translates to MYSANHWGGSFEIATDGASEDDDSRNMDLDPGAVSVRQHRHELDETQQGWLLGPPAAKKKNRHVDLGCFVVKRKVLWWAFWGLAAGLVLVGLPVIVSKSIPCRIPRPPPPDRYAEALRKALLFFNAQKSGRLPRSNGIPWRGNSGLKDGSDAGDVKGGLVGGYYDAGDNIKFHFPMAFSMTLLSWSVVEYSAKYKAVGEYDHVRELIKWGTDYLLRTFNSSASTIGHVYAQVAVGAAKINGTTPDDHYCWNRPEDMAYPRPSLLVSSAPDLGGEIAAALAAASIAFRDDDAYSKKLVHGAATMYEFATRGASNQQATYSSHRPEIEPFYNSTSYWDEHVWSAAWMYYATGNSSYIAAATAPGLAEHARAFDDILDLSVFSWDNKLPGAGLLLSRLRMFLNPGYPYEESLAGYHRAAGLDMCKCFRRFAAFNFTRGGMALFNHGRGQPLQYVVANAFLAALYADYLEAVNVPGWYCGPNFMPADDLRAFARSQLDYILGDNPMKMSYVVGYGGRYPRHVHHRGASTPRNRVRYSCTGGRRWRDTKKADPNVLMGAMVGGPDRHDRFNDSRMAFGQTEPTLVGNAGLVAALVAVTSSGRGVGVSAVDKNSMFSAVPPIFPATPPPPPAWKP; encoded by the exons ATGTACTCGGCGAACCACTGGGGCGGGTCGTTCGAGATCGCCACCGACGGGGCGTCGGAGGACGACGACAGCCGGAACATGGACCTCGACCCCGGCGCGGTGTCGGTGCGGCAGCACCGGCACGAGCTAGACGAGACGCAGCAGGGCTGGCTGCTGGGCCCGCCGGCGGCCAAGAAGAAGAACCGGCACGTCGACCTCGGCTGCTTCGTCGTCAAGCGCAAGGTCCTGTGGTGGGCGTTCTggggcctcgccgccggcctcgTACTCGTCGGCCTCCCCGTCATCGTCTCCAAGTCCATCCCCTGCAGGAttccccgcccgccgccgccggaccgGTACGCCGAGGCGCTGCGCAAGGCGCTCCTCTTCTTCAACGCCCAGAAAT CCGGCCGGCTTCCGAGGAGCAACGGCATCCCGTGGCGCGGGAACTCCGGTCTGAAGGACGGCTCCGACGCCGGGGACGTGAAGGGCGGCCTCGTCGGCGGCTACTACGACGCCGGCGACAACATCAAGTTCCACTTCCCGATGGCCTTCTCCATGACGCTGCTCAGCTGGTCGGTGGTCGAGTACAGCGCCAAGTACAAGGCCGTGGGGGAGTACGACCATGTCAGGGAGCTCATCAAATGGGGCACTGACTATCTGCTTCGCACCTTCAACTCCTCCGCTTCTACCATCGGCCATGTCTACGCTCAGGTAGCT GTGGGTGCGGCAAAGATCAATGGCACGACACCGGACGACCACTACTGCTGGAACCGGCCGGAGGACATGGCGTACCCTCGCCCCTCCCTGTTGGTGAGCTCGGCTCCCGACCTCGGCGGCGAGATCGCCGCGGCCCTGGCGGCCGCCTCCATCGCGTTCCGCGACGACGACGCCTACTCCAAGAAGCTCGTCCACGGCGCGGCCACCATGTACGAGTTCGCCACGCGCGGCGCGAGCAACCAGCAAGCCACCTACTCCAGCCACCGGCCGGAGATCGAGCCCTTCTACAACTCCACCAGCTACTGGGACGAGCACGTCTGGAGCGCGGCGTGGATGTACTACGCCACGGGCAACAGCAGCTacatcgccgccgccaccgctccgGGGCTCGCCGAGCACGCCAGGGCCTTCGACGACATCCTCGACCTCTCGGTGTTCAGCTGGGACAACAAGCTCCCCGGCGCCGGCCTGCTCCTGTCGCGGCTGCGCATGTTCCTCAACCCCGGCTACCCCTACGAGGAGTCGCTCGCAGGCTACCACAGGGCCGCCGGCCTGGACATGTGCAAGTGCTTCCGGCGATTCGCCGCCTTCAACTTCACCAGGGGCGGGATGGCGCTCTTCAACCACGGCCGGGGCCAGCCGCTGCAGTACGTCGTCGCCAACGCCTTCCTCGCCGCGCTCTACGCCGACTACCTGGAGGCTGTCAACGTCCCCGGCTGGTACTGCGGCCCCAACTTCATGCCCGCCGACGACCTCCGGGCGTTCGCCAGGTCTCAGCTCGACTATATCCTCGGCGACAACCCCATGAAGATGAGCTACGTGGTGGGCTACGGCGGCAGGTACCCGCGGCACGTGCACCACCGGGGCGCGTCGACGCCGCGCAACCGCGTCAGGTACTCGTGCACCGGCGGGCGCAGGTGGCGCGACACCAAGAAGGCGGACCCGAACGTGCTCATGGGCGCGATGGTGGGCGGGCCGGACCGCCACGACAGGTTCAACGACTCACGCATGGCCTTCGGGCAGACCGAGCCGACGCTGGTGGGCAACGCCGGGCTCGTTGCCGCGCTGGTGGCCGTCAccagcagcggccgcggcgTCGGCGTCAGCGCCGTCGACAAGAACAGCATGTTCTCCGCCGTGCCGCCGATATTCCCGGCCACgcccccaccgccgcccgcgTGGAAGCCGTGA
- the LOC112900137 gene encoding ubiquitin-like-conjugating enzyme ATG10 isoform X4 — protein sequence MGGSPAGDGTLSLDGFNASAAALVKRWKEIEVDDSLPDWTWKPCSKMGVPSEVEGYLALEGVYRDCGGSQIDENDNSDGADVVACDTWVQSCSDNVHVYDFHVVYSYSYKVPVLYFQGHRSDGQLLTLDEIKQHLPSNSLKVLGESKWTFITREEHPHLSRPWFTLHPCATSDWMKLLLEQSKVAIEEQSLLRYLSAWLSVVGQAVGLKIALELHCNS from the exons ATGGGAGGCTCCCCTGCTGGGGATGGGACCCTGTCCCTGGACGGCTTCAacgcctccgcggcggcgctggtgaagAGGTGGAAGGAGATCGAGGTCGACGACTCCCTCCCTGACTGGACATGGAAGCCCTGCAGCAAAATGGGTGTGCCGTCAGAG GTAGAGGGGTATCTGGCGTTGGAAGGAGTGTACCGCGACTGTGGAGGGAGCCAG ATTGACGAGAACGACAATTCTGATGGTGCAGACGTTGTTGCGTGTGATACTTGG GTCCAGAGCTGTAGTGATAATGTCCATGTTTATGATTTCCATGTTGTCTACAGCTACTCTTACAAGGTTCCGGTGCTATACTTTCAGGGTCATCGTTCTG ATGGACAGCTGCTAACGCTGGATGAGATAAAACAACACCTTCCTTCTAACTCGCTTAAAGTATTAGGCGAGTCGAAGTGGACGTTTATTACTCGGGAG GAGCACCCCCACTTAAGCAGGCCATGGTTCACCTTGCACCCCTGTGCAACCAGTGACTGGATGAAGCTACTTCTTGAACAAAGTAAAGTGGCAATTGAGGAACAATCGCTGCTGCGATATCTATCGGCATGGCTATCCGTGGTTGGCCAGGCAGTAGGACTTAAAATCGCTCTTGAGCTTCATTGCAACTCATAG
- the LOC112900137 gene encoding ubiquitin-like-conjugating enzyme ATG10 isoform X6, whose translation MGGSPAGDGTLSLDGFNASAAALVKRWKEIEVDDSLPDWTWKPCSKMGVPSEVEGYLALEGVYRDCGGSQIDENDNSDGADVVACDTWGHRSDGQLLTLDEIKQHLPSNSLKVLGESKWTFITREEHPHLSRPWFTLHPCATSDWMKLLLEQSKVAIEEQSLLRYLSAWLSVVGQAVGLKIALELHCNS comes from the exons ATGGGAGGCTCCCCTGCTGGGGATGGGACCCTGTCCCTGGACGGCTTCAacgcctccgcggcggcgctggtgaagAGGTGGAAGGAGATCGAGGTCGACGACTCCCTCCCTGACTGGACATGGAAGCCCTGCAGCAAAATGGGTGTGCCGTCAGAG GTAGAGGGGTATCTGGCGTTGGAAGGAGTGTACCGCGACTGTGGAGGGAGCCAG ATTGACGAGAACGACAATTCTGATGGTGCAGACGTTGTTGCGTGTGATACTTGG GGTCATCGTTCTG ATGGACAGCTGCTAACGCTGGATGAGATAAAACAACACCTTCCTTCTAACTCGCTTAAAGTATTAGGCGAGTCGAAGTGGACGTTTATTACTCGGGAG GAGCACCCCCACTTAAGCAGGCCATGGTTCACCTTGCACCCCTGTGCAACCAGTGACTGGATGAAGCTACTTCTTGAACAAAGTAAAGTGGCAATTGAGGAACAATCGCTGCTGCGATATCTATCGGCATGGCTATCCGTGGTTGGCCAGGCAGTAGGACTTAAAATCGCTCTTGAGCTTCATTGCAACTCATAG
- the LOC112900137 gene encoding ubiquitin-like-conjugating enzyme ATG10 isoform X2: protein MGGSPAGDGTLSLDGFNASAAALVKRWKEIEVDDSLPDWTWKPCSKMGVPSEVEGYLALEGVYRDCGGSQIDENDNSDGADVVACDTWHSLCPFPLQVQSCSDNVHVYDFHVVYSYSYKVPVLYFQGHRSDGQLLTLDEIKQHLPSNSLKVLGESKWTFITREEHPHLSRPWFTLHPCATSDWMKLLLEQSKVAIEEQSLLRYLSAWLSVVGQAVGLKIALELHCNS from the exons ATGGGAGGCTCCCCTGCTGGGGATGGGACCCTGTCCCTGGACGGCTTCAacgcctccgcggcggcgctggtgaagAGGTGGAAGGAGATCGAGGTCGACGACTCCCTCCCTGACTGGACATGGAAGCCCTGCAGCAAAATGGGTGTGCCGTCAGAG GTAGAGGGGTATCTGGCGTTGGAAGGAGTGTACCGCGACTGTGGAGGGAGCCAG ATTGACGAGAACGACAATTCTGATGGTGCAGACGTTGTTGCGTGTGATACTTGG CATTCGTTGTGTCCTTTCCCTTTGCAGGTCCAGAGCTGTAGTGATAATGTCCATGTTTATGATTTCCATGTTGTCTACAGCTACTCTTACAAGGTTCCGGTGCTATACTTTCAGGGTCATCGTTCTG ATGGACAGCTGCTAACGCTGGATGAGATAAAACAACACCTTCCTTCTAACTCGCTTAAAGTATTAGGCGAGTCGAAGTGGACGTTTATTACTCGGGAG GAGCACCCCCACTTAAGCAGGCCATGGTTCACCTTGCACCCCTGTGCAACCAGTGACTGGATGAAGCTACTTCTTGAACAAAGTAAAGTGGCAATTGAGGAACAATCGCTGCTGCGATATCTATCGGCATGGCTATCCGTGGTTGGCCAGGCAGTAGGACTTAAAATCGCTCTTGAGCTTCATTGCAACTCATAG
- the LOC112900137 gene encoding ubiquitin-like-conjugating enzyme ATG10 isoform X3 has translation MGGSPAGDGTLSLDGFNASAAALVKRWKEIEVDDSLPDWTWKPCSKMGVPSEVEGYLALEGVYRDCGGSQEQIDENDNSDGADVVACDTWVQSCSDNVHVYDFHVVYSYSYKVPVLYFQGHRSDGQLLTLDEIKQHLPSNSLKVLGESKWTFITREEHPHLSRPWFTLHPCATSDWMKLLLEQSKVAIEEQSLLRYLSAWLSVVGQAVGLKIALELHCNS, from the exons ATGGGAGGCTCCCCTGCTGGGGATGGGACCCTGTCCCTGGACGGCTTCAacgcctccgcggcggcgctggtgaagAGGTGGAAGGAGATCGAGGTCGACGACTCCCTCCCTGACTGGACATGGAAGCCCTGCAGCAAAATGGGTGTGCCGTCAGAG GTAGAGGGGTATCTGGCGTTGGAAGGAGTGTACCGCGACTGTGGAGGGAGCCAG GAGCAGATTGACGAGAACGACAATTCTGATGGTGCAGACGTTGTTGCGTGTGATACTTGG GTCCAGAGCTGTAGTGATAATGTCCATGTTTATGATTTCCATGTTGTCTACAGCTACTCTTACAAGGTTCCGGTGCTATACTTTCAGGGTCATCGTTCTG ATGGACAGCTGCTAACGCTGGATGAGATAAAACAACACCTTCCTTCTAACTCGCTTAAAGTATTAGGCGAGTCGAAGTGGACGTTTATTACTCGGGAG GAGCACCCCCACTTAAGCAGGCCATGGTTCACCTTGCACCCCTGTGCAACCAGTGACTGGATGAAGCTACTTCTTGAACAAAGTAAAGTGGCAATTGAGGAACAATCGCTGCTGCGATATCTATCGGCATGGCTATCCGTGGTTGGCCAGGCAGTAGGACTTAAAATCGCTCTTGAGCTTCATTGCAACTCATAG
- the LOC112900137 gene encoding ubiquitin-like-conjugating enzyme ATG10 isoform X1 — protein sequence MGGSPAGDGTLSLDGFNASAAALVKRWKEIEVDDSLPDWTWKPCSKMGVPSEVEGYLALEGVYRDCGGSQEQIDENDNSDGADVVACDTWHSLCPFPLQVQSCSDNVHVYDFHVVYSYSYKVPVLYFQGHRSDGQLLTLDEIKQHLPSNSLKVLGESKWTFITREEHPHLSRPWFTLHPCATSDWMKLLLEQSKVAIEEQSLLRYLSAWLSVVGQAVGLKIALELHCNS from the exons ATGGGAGGCTCCCCTGCTGGGGATGGGACCCTGTCCCTGGACGGCTTCAacgcctccgcggcggcgctggtgaagAGGTGGAAGGAGATCGAGGTCGACGACTCCCTCCCTGACTGGACATGGAAGCCCTGCAGCAAAATGGGTGTGCCGTCAGAG GTAGAGGGGTATCTGGCGTTGGAAGGAGTGTACCGCGACTGTGGAGGGAGCCAG GAGCAGATTGACGAGAACGACAATTCTGATGGTGCAGACGTTGTTGCGTGTGATACTTGG CATTCGTTGTGTCCTTTCCCTTTGCAGGTCCAGAGCTGTAGTGATAATGTCCATGTTTATGATTTCCATGTTGTCTACAGCTACTCTTACAAGGTTCCGGTGCTATACTTTCAGGGTCATCGTTCTG ATGGACAGCTGCTAACGCTGGATGAGATAAAACAACACCTTCCTTCTAACTCGCTTAAAGTATTAGGCGAGTCGAAGTGGACGTTTATTACTCGGGAG GAGCACCCCCACTTAAGCAGGCCATGGTTCACCTTGCACCCCTGTGCAACCAGTGACTGGATGAAGCTACTTCTTGAACAAAGTAAAGTGGCAATTGAGGAACAATCGCTGCTGCGATATCTATCGGCATGGCTATCCGTGGTTGGCCAGGCAGTAGGACTTAAAATCGCTCTTGAGCTTCATTGCAACTCATAG
- the LOC112900137 gene encoding ubiquitin-like-conjugating enzyme ATG10 isoform X5, which yields MGGSPAGDGTLSLDGFNASAAALVKRWKEIEVDDSLPDWTWKPCSKMGVPSEVEGYLALEGVYRDCGGSQEQIDENDNSDGADVVACDTWGHRSDGQLLTLDEIKQHLPSNSLKVLGESKWTFITREEHPHLSRPWFTLHPCATSDWMKLLLEQSKVAIEEQSLLRYLSAWLSVVGQAVGLKIALELHCNS from the exons ATGGGAGGCTCCCCTGCTGGGGATGGGACCCTGTCCCTGGACGGCTTCAacgcctccgcggcggcgctggtgaagAGGTGGAAGGAGATCGAGGTCGACGACTCCCTCCCTGACTGGACATGGAAGCCCTGCAGCAAAATGGGTGTGCCGTCAGAG GTAGAGGGGTATCTGGCGTTGGAAGGAGTGTACCGCGACTGTGGAGGGAGCCAG GAGCAGATTGACGAGAACGACAATTCTGATGGTGCAGACGTTGTTGCGTGTGATACTTGG GGTCATCGTTCTG ATGGACAGCTGCTAACGCTGGATGAGATAAAACAACACCTTCCTTCTAACTCGCTTAAAGTATTAGGCGAGTCGAAGTGGACGTTTATTACTCGGGAG GAGCACCCCCACTTAAGCAGGCCATGGTTCACCTTGCACCCCTGTGCAACCAGTGACTGGATGAAGCTACTTCTTGAACAAAGTAAAGTGGCAATTGAGGAACAATCGCTGCTGCGATATCTATCGGCATGGCTATCCGTGGTTGGCCAGGCAGTAGGACTTAAAATCGCTCTTGAGCTTCATTGCAACTCATAG
- the LOC112900138 gene encoding 6,7-dimethyl-8-ribityllumazine synthase, chloroplastic-like, whose amino-acid sequence MAAPPATSPAAAGSPCARLPSAPLRRSPAAVSFPSRPGPAALAALAGPSRRLDVAAAAGHQKLMGSLTSNEGLRFGVVVARFNEVVTNLLLQGALETFERYSVKAENITVVSVPGSFEVPITAQKLGKSGKFDAILCIGAVIRGDTTHYDAVANSAASGVLNAGLSAGIPCVFGVLTCEDMDQALNRAGGKAGNKGAEAALTAIEMASLFRHHLG is encoded by the exons ATGGCGGCTCCTCCCGCGACGTCCCCCGCTGCCGCGGGTTCCCCCTGCGCCCGGCTGCCCAGCGCGCCCCTGAGGCGTTcgcccgccgccgtctccttccCCTCCCGCC CAGGGCCGGCCGCGCTGGCCGCGCTTGCTGGACCGTCGCGGCGCCTCgacgtggccgccgccgcggggcacCAGAAGCTCATGGGGTCGCTGACCAGCAACGAGGGGCTCAGGTTTGGCGTG GTTGTGGCACGGTTCAACGAGGTTGTGACAAACTTGTTACTGCAGGGGGCCCTGGAGACATTCGAGCGATACTCTGTCAAAGCTGAAAATATAACA GTTGTTAGTGTTCCTGGAAGCTTTGAAGTTCCCATCACGGCACAAAAGCTtgggaagtctggaaaatttgaTGCCATTCTTTGCATTGGAGCTGTG ATTAGAGGGGACACGACTCACTATGATGCTGTTGCAAACTCAGCTGCATCTGGTGTACTGAATGCTGGATTATCTGCCG GCATCCCTTGCGTATTTGGTGTACTAACCTGTGAAGACATGGACCAG GCGCTAAACCGTGCTGGCGGCAAGGCAGGAAACAAGGGCGCTGAAGCTGCTCTTACTGCT ATCGAGATGGCCTCTCTGTTTCGGCATCACTTAGGCTGA
- the LOC112900076 gene encoding ribonucleoside-diphosphate reductase small chain-like codes for MPSAPALVPACDAEEPLLAESSDRFSMFPIRYPQIWEFYKKAVASFWTAEEVDLSADARHWDAALSPDERHFISHVLAFFAASDGIVLENLASRFMSDVQVAEARAFYGFQIAIENIHSEMYSLLLETYIRDGAEKDRLFRAIDTVPAVRRKADWAMRWIDGGERFAERLVAFACVEGIFFSGSFCAIFWLKKRGLMPGLTFSNELISRDEGLHCDFACLLYDLLRGKLDEGRVREIVADAVDIEREFVCDALPVALVGMNGGLMSQYIEFVADRLLMALGHKKMYNVANPFDWMELISLQGKTNFFEKRVGEYQKASVMSSLNGGAAANHVFSIDEDF; via the coding sequence ATGCCTTCCGCGCCGGCGCTCGTGCCCGCGTGCGACGCGGAGGAGCCCTTGCTGGCGGAGTCGTCGGACCGCTTCTCCATGTTCCCGATCCGGTACCCGCAGATCTGGGAGTTCTACAAGAAGGCGGTGGCGTCCTTCTGGACGGCCGAGGAGGTGGACCTCTCGGCCGACGCGCGCCACTGGGACGCGGCGCTCTCCCCCGACGAGCGCCACTTCATCTCCCACGTGCTCGCCTTCTTCGCCGCCTCCGACGGCATCGTGCTCGAGAACCTCGCCTCCCGCTTCATGTCCGACGTGCAGGTCGCGGAGGCGCGCGCCTTCTACGGCTTCCAGATCGCCATCGAGAACATCCACTCGGAGATGTACTCGCTGCTGCTGGAGACCTACATCCGCGACGGCGCCGAGAAGGACCGCCTCTTCCGCGCCATCGACACCGTCCCCGCCGTGCGCCGCAAGGCCGACTGGGCCATGCGCTGGATCGACGGCGGGGAGCGCTTCGCCGAGCGCCTCGTCGCCTTCGCCTGCGTCGAGGGCATCTTCTTCTCGGGCTCCTTCTGCGCCATCTTCTGGCTCAAGAAGCGCGGCCTCATGCCGGGTCTCACCTTCTCCAACGAGCTCATCTCCCGCGACGAGGGCCTCCACTGCGACTTCGCCTGCCTCCTCTACGATCTCCTCCGCGGCAAGCTCGACGAGGGCCGCGTCCGCGAGATCGTCGCCGACGCCGTCGACATCGAGCGCGAGTTCGTCTGCGACGCGCTCCCCGTCGCGCTCGTCGGAATGAACGGCGGCCTCATGAGCCAGTACATCGAGTTCGTCGCCGACCGCCTGCTCATGGCGCTGGGCCACAAGAAGATGTATAACGTCGCCAACCCCTTCGACTGGATGGAGCTCATCTCGCTGCAGGGCAAGACCAACTTCTTCGAGAAGCGCGTCGGGGAGTACCAGAAGGCGTCCGTGATGTCCAGCCTCAACGGTGGCGCCGCCGCGAACCACGTCTTCAGCATCGACGAGGACTTCTGA
- the LOC112901090 gene encoding la protein 1-like codes for MATTAAAAAAPLDEPKARNVLRQVEFYFSDSNLPRDGFLRRTVEESEDGLVSLALICSFSRMRSHLGLEGEVKPDTVPEETVLAVAEVLRRSSSLRVSEDGKKVGRAKELLKPDEVIEQVDSRTIAASPLPHNVKLEDVESFFAQCGKVNSVRLPRHVSDKRHFCGTALVEFSEEDEAKGVYEKTLVFAGIDLEIRPKKEFDAEREAKKEAYEKAQANKNSGEGYPKGLILAFKLKKIPADGGAEQNGGDKVDDTEGADKDGSANTTEKSSIGHEDKAPEDKGIVSKEQSDGVEEMEGVAAAETAQSVDKDDKNPSDNDEDTILREDIKEEFTKFGTVRYVDFSKGDDSGFIRFEEPTAAEKARAFAAIADEGGLVMKGHIVSLEPVSGQAEKDYWSAIRGGQDKYKDSRSNRGRDWKNNRGGRHFGGGKRGRFDSRERASNKAQKV; via the exons ATGGCAaccacagccgccgccgccgccgccccgctcgACGAACCCAAGGCCAGGAACGTTCTCCGTCAG GTTGAGTTCTATTTCAGCGACAGCAACCTCCCCCGCGACGGGTTCCTGCGGAGGACCGTCGAGGAAAGCGAGGATGGCT TGGTGAGCTTGGCTCTCATCTGCTCCTTCTCGCGGATGAGGTCGCACCTAGGGCTCGAAGGGGAGGTGAAGCCGGATACTGTGCCGGAGGAGACGGTGCTCGCGGTTGCAGAAGTGCTGCGCCGTTCCTCATCCCTCCGTGTCTCTGAGGACG GGAAAAAAGTTGGTAGAGCTAAGGAGTTGCTGAAGCCAGATGAGGTTATAGAGCAAGTGGACTCTAGGACAATTGCTGCATCACCTCTTCCTCACAATGTAAAGCTGGAAGATGTTGAATCGTTTTTTGCTCAGTGTGGCAAG GTAAATAGTGTGAGGCTACCTCGACATGTTTCTGACAAAAGACACTTCTGTGGAACTGCTTTAGTTGAATTTTCAGAAGAAGATGAAGCCAAAGGTGTTTATGAGAAAACACTTGTTTTTGCAGGGATAGATCTGGAAATAAGACCAAA GAAAGAATTTGATGCTGAAAGAGAGGCGAAGAAAGAAGCATATGAAAAGGCACAAGCTAATAAGAATAGTGGTGAAGG CTATCCAAAAGGTCTGATTCTAGCCTTCAAGCTGAAGAAAATTCCAGCTGATGGTGGTGCAGAACAAAATGGTGGGGACAAAGTAGATGACACTGAAGGTGCTGACAAGGATGGATCTGCCAATACTACAGAGAAATCAAGTATAGGGCATGAAGACAAGGCCCCTGAGGATAAAGGCATTGTGAGTAAAGAACAATCAGATGGTGTTGAGGAGATGGAAGGGGTAGCTGCTGCGGAAACTGCACAATCTGTTGACAAGGATGATAAAAACCCTTCAGACAATGATGAAGACACAATCTTAAGGGAGGACATAAAAGAAGAATTCACAAAATTTGGCACAGTGCGG TATGTGGACTTCAGTAAAGGGGATGATTCAGGATTTATTCGGTTTGAAGAGCCCACAGCAGCTGAAAAGGCCCGTGCATTTGCAGCCATTGCAGATGAAGGTGGTTTGGTTATGAAGGGCCACATTGTTAGTCTGGAGCCTGTATCTG GTCAAGCTGAGAAGGATTACTGGAGTGCAATTCGAGGCGGTCAAGATAAATATAAAGACAGCCGAAGCAACAGAGGACG GGACTGGAAGAATAACAGAGGCGGAAGGCACTTTGGTGGTGGGAAGCGGGGGCGCTTTGACTCCCGTGAGAGGGCATCGAATAAAGCTCAGAAAGTTTAG